The genomic DNA CGAGTTCTACGCGCACGAGTCCTGCGGCAAGTGCACTCCCTGCCGGGAGGGCACCTACTGGCTCAAGCAGGTGCTCAAGCGGCTGGAGAAGGGTCAGGGCACCGAGGAGGACCTGACCACGATCACCGACATCGCCGACAACATCCTGGGCCGCTCCTTCTGCGCCCTGGGCGACGGTGCCACCAGCCCCATCCACTCCTCGGTGAAATACTTCCGCGACGAATACCTCAAGCACTTCGAGATCGGCGGCTGCCCGTTCGATCACGCTCCGTCCACGGTGTGGGGGGACAAGTGAGCGAGGCAACCAGCAAGCACAGCACCGTCTCGGTCCCGGGGCCGACGGAGGAGGCGCCATGACCGTCGAAGCGACGACACCGGCCCAGGTGCCGGTAGATCTGGTGACCGTCACGATCGACGGTTTCCAGGTGAGCGTCCCGAAGGGCACGTTGATCATCCGGGCCGCCGAGCTGCTCGGAATCCAGATCCCCCGGTTCTGCGACCACCCGCTGCTGGAGCCGGCCGCCAACTGCCGCCAGTGCCTGGTGGACATCACCGACGCGGGCAACGGCCGGGGCTTCCCGAAGCCGCAGCCCTCCTGCGCCATCGAGGTCGCTCCGGGCATGGTCATCCAGACCCAGCTCACCTCTCCGGTCGCGGAGAAGGCCCAGCGCGGGGTGATGGAGCTGCTGCTCCTGAACCACCCGCTGGACTGCCCGGTCTGCGACAAGGGCGGCGAGTGCCCGCTGCAGAACCAGGCCATGTCCAACGGCCAGGGCGAGAGCCGCTTCGAGGAGAAGAAGCGCACCTTCGAGAAGCCGGTCGCGCTCTCCACCGAGGTGCTGCTCGACCGCGAGCGCTGCGTCCAGTGCGCCCGCTGCATCCGCTTCTCCGATGAGATCGCCGGAGACCCGCTCATCGACTTCTTCGAGCGCGGGGCCAAGGAGCAGGTCGGCGCCGCCAACGGGCAGCCGTTCGAGTCCTACTTCTCCGGCAACACCATCCAGATCTGCCCGGTGGGCGCGCTGACCGGCGCCGCCTACCGGTTCCAGGCCCGTCCGTTCGACCTGGTCTCCACGCCCAGCGCGTGCGAGCACTGCGCCAGCGGCTGCTCGCTCCGCACCGACCACCGCCGCGGCAAGGTCACCCGGCGGCTGGCCGGGGACGACCCGGAGGTCAACGAGGAGTGGAACTGCGACAAGGGCCGCTGGGCCTTCAGCTACGCGACCCAGCCCGACCGGCTGAAGACCCCCCTCGTCCGTGACGAGGGGGGCCACCTGGTGCCGGCCTCCTGGCCCGAGGCGCTCGCCGCCGCGGCCAAGGGCCTGGCCGCCGCCCGCGGCAGCGCCGGTGTGCTCGTCGGCGGTCGGGTCACCGTCGAAGAGGCCTACGGCTACGCCAAGTTCGCCCGGATCGCGCTCGGCACCAACGACGTCGACTTCCGGTCCAGGCCGCACTCCGCGGAGGAGGCGCAGTTCCTGGCGCACGCCGTCGCGGGCAAGGGCATCGAGATCCGCTACCGCGACCTGGAGAAGGCTCCGGCCGTGCTCCTGGTGGGCTTCGAGCCCGAGGACGAGTCGCCGATCGTCTTCCTGCGCCTGCGCAAGGCGTGGCGGAAGAAGGGCCTGAAGGTCTTCTCGATCGCGCCGTTCGCCACCGAGTCGCTGGCCAAGATGGGCGGCACGCTGGTACGCACGCTGCCCGGCGCCGAGGCCGCGGCGGTCGAGGATCTGATCTCCGGCGTCTCGCCGCTCTCCGAGGCGGTCAGGCAGCCGGGCACGATCATCCTCGCCGGTGAGCGGCTCGCCACGGCTCCGGGCGCACTGTCCGCGCTGGTACGGCTGGCCGAGGCCGGCGGCGCCCGCCTGGCCTGGGTCCCGCGCCGGGCCGGTGAGCGCGGCGCGATCGAGGCCGGCGCGCTGCCGAACCTGCTGCCGATCGGCCGTCCGGCCGCCGACGAGACCGCCCGCGCCGAAGTGGCCAGGGCATGGAACGTCGCCTCGCTTCCCGACACACCGGGCCGCGACACCTCCGCCATCCTGGCGGCGGCGCTGAACGGGGAGCTCGACGCCCTCGTCGTCGCCGGTGTCGACCCCTACGACCTGGCCGACCCCGAGGCCGCCCTGGCGGCCCTGGAGAACACCCCGTTCATCGTGAGCCTGGAGCAGCGCGCCAGCGCGGTCACCGACCGCGCCGACGTGGTGCTGCCGGTCGCCACGGTGACCGAGAAGGCCGGAACGTTCGTCAACTGGGAGGGCCGCGGCCGTACGTTCGCGGAGGCGCTCCCGGTCCCCGGGATCATGAGCGACCTGCGGGCCGTCTCCGCCATCGCCGACCACATGGACGTGCACCTCGGTCTGCCGGACCCGGCCGCCGCCCGCCGCGAGCTCAGCTCGATCGGCGCGTGGCGCGGTTCCCGGGCCGCGGCCCCGACCGCGCGCGGCCGGGCGACCGCCGCCCCGAAGGCGGGCGAGGCGGTCCTGGCCACCTGGCACCTGCTGCTCGACGACGGTCGCCTGCAGGACGGCGAGCCGTACCTCGCGGGCACCTCCCGGACGTCCGAGGCCCTGATCTCGGCCGCCACCGCGGCCGAGTCCGGGGTCGTCGACGGTGACAAGGTCACCGTCACCACGGGGCAGGGCTCGCTGAGCCTGCCGGTCCGGATCGCCGACCTGCCCGACAGGGTGGTCTGGCTGCCGGCGAACTCCGCGGGCCGCTCGGTGACCCGCGACCTGTGCGCCACGGCCGGGGACATCGTCAGGATCGGGAGTGCCCTCGCGAGCGGACCCGACGCAATGAGCGCAGTGGCCGGCGAGACGGCGTCTCCGGAGCGAGCCTCCGGCCCGGCGGCCGCCCACGACGCGAACGAGGAGCGGTGAGCGACCAATGAATGCCCGGACTCTTCTAGCGGCGGCCGATCCGACCCTTGCCGACTTCGGCAAGGACCCCGTCTGGATCAGCATCATCAAGGCCGTCGTCATCTTCGCCGTCCTGATGCTGGGCGTGCTCTTCGGCGTGTGGTTCGAGCGCAAGCTCATCTCCCGCATGCAGAACCGCTACGGTCCCAACCGGGCCGGTAAGTTCGGCCTGCTCCAGTCGGTGGCCGACGGCCTGAAGATGGGGCTCAAGGAAGACCTGATGCCGCGGACCGTGGACAAGGTGATCTACTTCATCGCCCCGGTCGTCCTCGCGGTCCCCGCCTTCCTGGCCTTCTCCGTCATCCCGATGGGGCCGATCGTCTCGATGTTCGGCGTCAAGACGCCGCTGCAGCTCACCGACCTGCCGGTCGCCGTGCTGCTGGTGCTGGCGATGGCCTCGATCGGTGTGTACGGCATCGTGCTCGCGGGCTGGGGCTCGCGCTCTCCGTACACGATCCTGGGCGGCCTGCGGGCCAGTGCGCAGGTGGTCTCCTACGAGATCGCGATGGGCCTGTCGTTCGTGGGCGTGTTCCTGTACGCCGGGACGCTGTCCACCTCGGAGATCGTGGCCGCTCAGGCGAACGGCAGCACGCTCACGCTGGGCGGCCTCAGCATCCCGATGCCCTCGTGGTACATGATCCTGCTGATCCCGTCCTTCCTGATCTACATCGTCACGATGCTGGGCGAGACCAACCGGGTCCCCTTCGACCTGCCCGAGGGCGAGGGCGAGCTGGTCGGCGGCTTCCAGACCGAGTACTCCAACTCGCTGAAGTTCGCCGTCATCATGCTCGCCGAGTACGTCAACGTCTTCGTGGTGTCCGCCGTGTCGATCACCCTGTTCATGGGCGGCTGGCGGGCCCCGTGGCCGATCTCCATGTGGGACGGGGCGAACACCGGCTGGTGGCCGCTGCTGTGGTTCTTCCTGAAGATGGTGCTGGTCTTCTCCTTCTTCGTCTGGTGCCGCGCCTCGCTGCCGCGCGTCCGCTACGACCAGCTGATGGCCCTGGGATGGAAGGTCCTCATCCCGCTCAACCTGGGCTGGATCCTGCTGGTCGCCACCGTCAGGGCCATGCAGACGGACGGTGCCAACCGGTCGCTGGTGATGATCCTGGCCGCGCTCGTGCTCGTCGGCTGCATCGTCATCTGGTGGCGTTTCGACAGTGTGCTGCAGAAGCGCAAGGACGAAAAGGCCGCTCAGGTCCAAGCCGAGTTCGAGCGGCTCGACGCCGAGCCGGCCGCGGGTGGTTTCCCTGTGCCGCCGCTCGACCTGCCGCACTACCACGGGGTAGAGCGCAAGGAGGTTCCCAGTGGGACTAACTGATTGGCTGAACCCCGTCAAGGGGTTCGGCGTGACCTTCCACACCATGTTCAAGAAGGTCGAGACGGTCAACTACCCCGAGGAGAAGCGGCCCACGGCTCCGCGCTTCCACGGCCGGCACCAGCTCAACCGCTGGCCCGACGGCCTGGAGAAGTGCGTCGGCTGTGAGCTCTGCGCCTGGGCGTGTCCGGCCGACGCGATCTTCGTCGAAGGTGCGGACAACACCGACGAGGAGCGGTTCTCGCCGGGTGAGCGATACGGGCGCACGTACCAGATCAACTATCTGCGGTGCATCCTGTGCGGCCTCTGCATCGAGGCCTGCCCCACCCGTGCGCTGACCATGACCAACGAGTACGAGCTCGCCGACTCAAGCCGCGAGAGCCTCATCTACACCAAGGAGATGCTCCTCGCGCCGCTCGGTCCCGGCATGGAGGTCCCTCCGCACGCGATGCGGCTGGGCGAGACCGAAGAGGACTACTACCGGCTGGGACGTAACAATGGGTGAGACCATCACGTTCTGGGTGCTGGCGGTCGTCTCGGTGTCGGCCGCCCTCGGGCTCGTCTTCAGCCGCAAGGCCGTCTATTCGGCCCTCATGCTGGGTGTCGTCATGCTGTCCCTCGCGGTGCTCTACGCCGTCCAGGACGCGCCCTTCCTCGCCGCGGTGCAGATCATCGTCTACACCGGCGCGGTCATGATGCTCTTCCTGTTCGTCCTGATGCTCGTCGGCGTGGACTCCGCCGACTCGCTGGTAGAGACGATCAAGGGGCAGCGCTTCTGGGCGGCCGTCGCCGGCCTGGGCTTCGCCGCCCTGCTGGCCCTGGGGGTCGGCAACACGGTGTTCACCCCGGCGGTGGGCATGGACGGCGCCGTGAAGGGGGCGGGCGGCAACGTTCCGGCTCTGGCGCAGCTCATCTTCACCAGGCACGTGTTCGCCTTCGAGGTCACCTCGGCGCTGCTGATCACCGCCGCGCTCGGTGCGATGGTCCTGGCCCACCGTGAGCGGACCCAGCCCAAGGCCACCCAGCGCGACCTGGCCCGCGCCCGGTTCACCGGTCCGCAGCCGTCGCCGCTGCCCGGCCCGGGCACCTACGCCCTGCACAACGCGATCGACATGCCGGCCCTGCTGCCCGACGGCTCGGTCTCGGCCAAGTCGATCAACCGGGTGCTCGCCCGGCACGAGATCGAGGACGGTTTCGCGCCCACCGACCCGGCGAAGGCGGCACTCATCAGGCAGGTCCTGGACAAGGACACCGCGCAGGATGAGGAGCCCGACCTGGCCGACAAGCCCGTCCAGGCCAAGGACGCGCTTCAGCAGGAGGACAGCAAGTGACCACTCACTACCTGGTGCTCTCCGCGCTGCTGTTCGCGATCGGCGCCGTCGGCGTGCTGGTGCGACGCAACGCGATCGTAGTGTTCATGTGCGTGGAGCTCATGCTCAACGCCTGCAACCTCGCGTTCGTCACCTTCGCCAGGCAGCACGGCAACCTGGACGGCCAGCTCATCGCGTTCTTCGTGATGGTGGTGGCCGCGGCGGAGGTCGTGATCGGCCTTGCCATCATCGTGATGATCTTCCGAACCCGCAGGTCCGCGTCGGTGGACGACGCCAACCTGCTGAAGTACTAAGAGGTGGCCGGTGCAATCTCCTGTTGAGATCGTCCAGCACTCCGGTGGAGTGATCGGGGTCTCCTGGCTGATGATCGCGCTGCCGCTGCTCGGTGCCGCGATCCTGTTGCTGGGCGGACGCCGTACCGACCGCTGGGGCCACTTCCTCGGTGTCGTCATGGCGCTGGCCTCCTTCGCGGTGGCCGTCGTCTCCTTTCTGGAGATGCTCGGCCTGCCCGAGGGCGAACGTCGCCGGGCGATCGAGCTCTACCAGTTCATCCCCGGCGTCGCCGACATGGGCCTGCTGATCGACCCGTTGTCGATCAGCTTCGCGCTGCTGATCACCGGTGTGGGATCGCTGATCCACATCTACTCGATCGGCTACATGTCGCACGACCCCGACCGGCGCCGGTTCTTCGCCTACCTGAACCTGTTCGTCGCGGCGATGCTCCTGCTCGTGCTGTCCGACAACTACGTCGGCCTGTTCGTCGGCTGGGAGGGCGTGGGTCTCGCGTCCTACCTGCTAATCGGATTCTGGCAGTTCAAGCCCACCGCGGCGGCGGCCGCCAAGAAGGCGTTCATCGTCAACCGGGTCGGCGACTTCGGCCTGCTGATCGCGATCTTCACGGTCTGGACGACGTTCGGCTCGGTCGCCTTCAAGGAGGTCTTCCCGCTCGCGGGCGAGGCCCCCAACGGCACGATGACCGCCATCGGCCTGCTGCTGCTCCTCGGTGCCTGTGGCAAGTCGGCCCAGCTCCCGCTGCAGTCGTGGCTGCTGGACGCGATGGAGGGCCCGACCCCGGTCTCGGCCCTCATCCACGCCGCGACCATGGTCACCGCCGGTGTCTACCTGGTCGTCCGCTCCGGCGCGTTCTTCGAGGTCGCCCCGACCGCGCAGCTCGTCGTGACGATCGTCGGCGTGGCCACGCTGCTCGCCGGTGCGATCATCGGTTGCGCCAAGGACGACATCAAGAAGGGCCTGGCCGGCTCCACGATGTCGCAGATCGGCTACATGATGCTCGCCGCGGGCATCGGCCCGGCGGGTTACGCCTTCGCCATCGCGCACCTGATCACGCACGGCTTCTTCAAGGCCAACATGTTCCTCGGCGCCGGTTCCGTCATGCACGCCATGAACGACGAGGTCGACATGCGCCGGTACGGCGGGCTGTTCCCGGTGATGAAGGTCACCGCGATCACCTTCATCGTCGGTTACCTGGCGATCATCGGCTTCCCGCTGCTGTCCGGTTACTTCACCAAGGACGGCATCATCGAGACGGCCATGGAGCACAACGAGATCCTGGGCTGGCTCGCGGTCGTGGGCGCCGGCATCACCGGCTTCTACATGTCGCGGATGATCTTCATGACCTTCTTCGGCAAGAAGCGCTGGGCCGACGACGCGCACCCGCACGAGTCGCCCTCGGTCATGACCGTGCCGCTGATCATCCTGTCCATCGGCTCGGTCTTCCTGGGCGCCTTCCTGATCCTGGGCAACCGGTTCATGAAGTTCCTCGCCCCGGCCGTCGGCCTGCCCGAGGAGCTGCCCGGCTTCCACGCCTTCAGCGTCCCCGGCCTGGCCACGCTCGCCCTGGTCGCGGTCGGCGTCGTCTTCGCCTGGTTCCGGTACGGCTCCGCCGAGGTGCCCCAGGTCGCCCCCCGCGGCTCGTTCCTCACCACGTTCGCCCGTCGTGACCTGTACGGCGACGCCCTGAACGAGACGCTGTTCATGCGCCCCGGCCAGTGGCTGGCCCGGATCGCGGTGTTCGTGGACAACCGCGGCATCGACGGCCTGGTCAACGGGCTGGCCGCGGGGATCGGCGGGACCTCCGGACGGCTGCGTCGCATCCAGACCGGCTACGTGCGGTCCTACGCGTTGTCCATCCTCTTCGGTGCCGCCGTGGTCGTTGGCGCGCTGCTCTACGTAGGGAACATGTGATGCCCTGGCTCTCGATCCTGATGGCCGTGCCCGTGCTGGGCGCGGTCGGGGTCTCCCTCACCAAGAGTGACAAGCTCGCCAAGCAGGCGGCCCTGGTGGTCTCGCTGGTCGTGCTGGTACTGACCGGTGTGGTGGCGGCCCAGTTCAACCCCACCTCGGCGACGCGCTTCCAGTTCGCCGAGGTCTACGACTGGATTCCCCGGTTCGGCGTGCACTACGGCGTCGGCGTGGACGGCATCGCCCTGGTGCTGATCGCGCTGTCGGTGGTGCTCGTGCCGATCGTGATCCTGGCCTCCTGGCACGACGCCGACGGCACCGGGGCCGCGGCCCCGCCCAAGCGGTCGGTGAAGACCTACTTCGCGCTGCTGCTGGTGCTGGAAGCGATGATGATCGGCGTCTTCGCGGCGACCGACGTCTTCCTCTTCTACGTCTTCTTCGAAGCCATGCTGATCCCGATGTACTTCATGATCGGATCGTACGGCGGCGCCCAGCGGTCCTACGCGGCCGTGAAGTTCCTGCTCTACTCGCTGTTCGGCGGGCTGCTCATGCTGGTCGCGGTGATCGCGCTCTACGTGATCGCCGAAAAGGGCACGTTCATGTTCCCCGAGCTGATCGGGGTCATCCAGGACCCGACCACGCAGAAGTGGCTGTTCCTCGGCTTCTTCGTCGCGTTCGCGGTCAAGGCGCCGCTCTGGCCGTTCCACACCTGGCTGCCCGACGCGGCCGCGCAGGCCCCGGCCGGCGCCGCGGTGCTGCTGGTCGGCGTGCTGGACAAGGTCGGAACCTACGGCATGCTCCGCTTCTGCCTGGAGCTGTTCCCGGACGCGGCGAAGTTCTTCACCCCGCTGGTGATCGTCCTGGCGGTCGTGGGCATCGTCTACGGCGCGATCGTGGCGATCGGCCAGACCGACATCAAGCGCCTGATCGCCTACACCTCCATCTCGCACTTCGGCTTCATCGCGCTGGGCGTCTTCGCGATGACCTCGCACGGAGGCGCGGGCGCCACGCTCTACATGGTCAACCACGGCTTCTCGACCGGCGCGCTGTTCCTGATCGCCGGATTCCTGATCTACCGCCGGGGTTCCAGCCAGATAGCCGACTACGGCGGCGTGCAGAAGGTCGCTCCGCTCCTCGCCGGCACCTTCCTGATCGCCGGTCTGTCGGGCCTCTCCCTGCCGGGCCTGTCCTCGTTCGTCAGCGAGTTCATGGTCCTGATGGGCACCTACGAGCGCTACGCGGTCCCGGCGATCATCGCCACCAGCGGTGTGGTCCTGGCGGCCGTCTACATCCTGTGGATGTACCAGCGGACGATGAACGGCCCGACAGCCGAGTCGGTCAAGGGCTTCACCGACCTGAACGCGCGGGAGCGGTGGGTGGTGGCACCGCTGGTCGCGGTGATCATCGCCCTCGGCTTCTTCCCCGCGCCGGTGCTCAACGTGATCAACCCGGCGGTGGACCAGACACTGTCCAACGTCCACGTGAGCCAGTTCACCCCAGCCGTGGCTGACAAGAAGGGGGCCGGGCAGTGAACGGCACCATCCAAGCTCCGACGATCGAATACGCGCTGCTCTCCCCGATGCTGGTGGTGTTCGGCGCGGCGATCATCGGCGTGCTGGTCGAGGCGTTCGCGCCCCGCTACCTGCGCAAGTCGATCCATGTGCCGCTCACGCTGCTGGCGTTGGTCGGCGCGTTCGTCACGACCATCCTGACGGCCGCGAACGGCCTGCCGGACAAGGCCGCCGCCATGGGCGCGGTCGCGGTCGACGGACCCTCCCTGTTCATCTGGGGCATCATCCTCATCCTGGCCTTCGTCAGCGTGCTGCTGGTCAACGACGACGAGCAGTTCGTCGCGCAGGCGGCGGCCGTACCGGGGAGCGCCGACGAGGAGGAGGCGGTCCGCAACGGGTACGTCCAGACCGAGGTCTACCCGCTGCTGCTCTTCGCGGTCGGCGGCATGCTGCTCTTCGCCGCGGCCAACGACCTGCTGGTCATGTTCGTCGCCCTTGAGGTCATGTCCCTGCCGCTGTACCTGCTCTGCGGCCTGGCCCGCCGTCGCCGCCTGCTCTCGCAGGAGGCTTCGGTCAAATACTTCCTGCTGGGCGCGTTCTCCTCGGCCTTCTTCCTGTACGGCATGGCCCTGGTCTACGGCTACGCCGGTTCGGTCGACCTGAAGGCCATCTCCGATGCGCTCAGCACGGTCACTGGCCAGGACACGCTGCTGTACATCGGCGTCGCGATGCTCGGTGTCGGCCTGCTGTTCAAGATCGGTGCCGCGCCGTTCCAGGCGTGGAAGCCCGACGTCTACCAGGGCGCGCCCACCGCCGTCACCGCCCTGATGGCCTCCACCGTGCTGGTGGCTGCCTTCGGCGCCGTGCTCCGGGTCTTCTGGGTCGCCCTGGGCGGCCTGGAGTGGAACTGGCAGCCGGTCATGTGGGGCGTCGCGATCCTGACCATGATCGTCGGTGCGATCCTGGCCATCACCCAGACCGACATCAAGCGCATGCTGGCCTACTCCTCGGTCGCGCACGCGGGCTTCCTGCTCACCGGCGTGATCGCGATCGGCACCTTCGCGCAGAACACCCAGTCGCTGTCGGCCATCCTGTTCTACCTGGCCGCGTACGGCTTCACCACGGTCGGCGCCTTCGCGATCGTCACGATGGTCCGCGACGCGGGTGGCGAGGCCGGGCATCTGTCCCGGTGGGCCGGGCTCGGCAAGCGGTCCCCGGTGCTGGCCGGCATCTTCGCCTTCTTCCTGCTGGCCTTCGCGGGTATCCCGCTGACCAGCGGCTTCTTCGGGAAGTACGCCGTGTTCGCCGCCGCGGTCTCCGGAGGGGCGCTGCCGCTGGTCATCGTGGGTGTGGTGAGCTCGGCGATCGCCGCGTTCTTCTACGTCCGCGTGATCGTGCTGATGTTCTTCAACGAGCCGGCCGCCGATGGTCCGACCATCGCCGCACCCACCGTGGGCACCTCAGCTGTGGTCGCTCTCGCGGCAGCGGCTACCGTAGTGCTGGGGGTTTTCCCGCAGCCGGTGCTCGATCTGGCGGACCAGGCTGCGTCCGCGCTGTTCATTCGTTAGAGGAGTAAGGCTTCATGGCTGCGCCACCGGTTGTTGACCTGCCGTTCGTCGACGAGCGGTTGGCGCAGGACGTCGCCAGTGGACTGGCCGAGGTGGAGAAGTTGCTCCGGACCTCGGTGGAGAGCGAGGACGCCTTCGTCACGGAGGCGTCCAAGCACCTCATCGATGCGGGCGGTAAGCGGTTCCGCGCCATGCTCGTGCTGCTCGCCGCCCAGTTCGGCTCGCCGGACGCCGCCGGAGTGGTTCCCGGGGCGGTGGTCATCGAACTGACCCACCTGGCGACGCTCTACCACGACGACGTCATGGACGAGGCCCCGGTGCGCCGGGGCTCCCCGTCGGCCAACGCCCGCTGGGGCAACACCGTGGCCATCCTGACCGGCGACTACCTGTTCGCCCAGGCCTCGGAGATCCTCGCCGAACTCGGCGCCGACATCATCCGGATCCAGGCCCAGACGTTCTCCCGCCTGGTCCGGGGGCAGATCCGCGAGACCATCGGGCCCCGCCCCGACGAGGACCTCGTGGCCCACTACATCGATGTCCTGGCCGACAAGACCGGCTCCCTGATCGCCACCTCCGGCCGGTTCGGTGCCCTGCTGAGCGGCGCCTCGCCCGAGGTCGTCAACCGGCTGACCCGCGCCTGCGAGGCCATCGGCGTCGGCTGGCAGCTCGGCGACGACCTGCTGGACGTCGCCTCCGACTCGGTTGAGTCCGGCAAGACGCCCGGCACCGATCTGCGTGAGGGCATCCGGACCCTGCCGGTGCTGTACGCCCTGTCATCCGATGCGCCGCAGGACGCCCGGCTGCGCGAGCTGCTGGCCGGACCGGTGGCCGAGGACGACATCGACGAGGCCCTCCGGCTGCTGCGCGCGAACCCGGCCATGGCACGCGCCCGCGCCGAGCTGGACGCCTGGATGGACCGCGCCCGTGCGGACCTGTCGGGCCTTCCCGACATCCCCGCCCGTGCCGCCTACCTCGCGCTCTGCGACTATGTCGTCGAGCGCTCCGGCTGAGCTCACCTCTGCACATCACAAGCGTCGTACGGCCCTTACAGCCCCGGAGAGAGCGACTGCCCGCCTCCCTGCCCGCGGAGGCGGCAGCCCGGCCCCGACCGGTCCGAACGGGTAAACCATAACAGGGCCGGGCCGCTCTCATCCGGTAAACGTGACAGTCCGTACGCCCAGTGTGACGGAGCCCTCCGTGCTAGACGGCCACGGTCTCCAGTGCCGTACGGCGGGCCCGGTGGGCGGCGCGGAGACTGTCCCAGGTGAAGACCGAAAGGGCCAGCCAGACGATGGCGAACCCGGTCCAGCGGCTGGACGGCATGTCCTCGTGGATGACGAACACGCCGACGAGGAACTGCAGCACGGGGGCGATGTACTGGAGCAGTCCGATCGTGGTGAGCGGTACCCGGAGCGCCGCGGAGGTGAAGCAGAGCAGCGGAATGGCCGTGATCACACCGCTGCCGGCCAGCAGGAGGGCGTGGCCCGCACTGATGCTCCCGAAGGTCCCGGTGCCCTGTCCTTGCAGGTAGAGCAGGTAGCCGAGGGCGGGCAGCAGCAACACCAGCGTCTCGATGGTCATGCTCTCCGCGGCGCCGACCTGTGCGATCTTCTTGATCAACCCGTAGGTGCCGAAGCTGACCGCCAGGACCAGCGCGATCCACGGCGGCCGGCCGTAGTCCACGGTGAGGACGACCACGGCCAGGGTGCCCAGTCCGACCGCGCCCCACTGCCACGGGCGTAGGCGCTCCTTGAGGAGGAAGACGCCGAAGAGCACGCTGACCAGGGGGTTGATGAAGTAGCCGAGGGCGCTCTCGACCACGTGCCCGCTGTTCACGGCGTAGATGTAGACGCCCCAGTTGACCGTGACGATCACTGCGGCCAGGGCGAGGAGGCCGAGCTTCTTCGGGGTGCGCAGCAGCTCACGGAACCAGGACCAGTGACGCCGTACCGCGAGAATGGCGACGACGGCGACCAGGGACCACGCGATGCGGTGGGCCAGGATCTCCCAGGCGGTCGAGGGCTTCAGGAGCGGCCAGTACAGCGGGAAGAGGCCCCACATGGTGTAG from Streptosporangium sp. NBC_01756 includes the following:
- a CDS encoding NADH-quinone oxidoreductase subunit M gives rise to the protein MPWLSILMAVPVLGAVGVSLTKSDKLAKQAALVVSLVVLVLTGVVAAQFNPTSATRFQFAEVYDWIPRFGVHYGVGVDGIALVLIALSVVLVPIVILASWHDADGTGAAAPPKRSVKTYFALLLVLEAMMIGVFAATDVFLFYVFFEAMLIPMYFMIGSYGGAQRSYAAVKFLLYSLFGGLLMLVAVIALYVIAEKGTFMFPELIGVIQDPTTQKWLFLGFFVAFAVKAPLWPFHTWLPDAAAQAPAGAAVLLVGVLDKVGTYGMLRFCLELFPDAAKFFTPLVIVLAVVGIVYGAIVAIGQTDIKRLIAYTSISHFGFIALGVFAMTSHGGAGATLYMVNHGFSTGALFLIAGFLIYRRGSSQIADYGGVQKVAPLLAGTFLIAGLSGLSLPGLSSFVSEFMVLMGTYERYAVPAIIATSGVVLAAVYILWMYQRTMNGPTAESVKGFTDLNARERWVVAPLVAVIIALGFFPAPVLNVINPAVDQTLSNVHVSQFTPAVADKKGAGQ
- the nuoN gene encoding NADH-quinone oxidoreductase subunit NuoN, with the protein product MLVVFGAAIIGVLVEAFAPRYLRKSIHVPLTLLALVGAFVTTILTAANGLPDKAAAMGAVAVDGPSLFIWGIILILAFVSVLLVNDDEQFVAQAAAVPGSADEEEAVRNGYVQTEVYPLLLFAVGGMLLFAAANDLLVMFVALEVMSLPLYLLCGLARRRRLLSQEASVKYFLLGAFSSAFFLYGMALVYGYAGSVDLKAISDALSTVTGQDTLLYIGVAMLGVGLLFKIGAAPFQAWKPDVYQGAPTAVTALMASTVLVAAFGAVLRVFWVALGGLEWNWQPVMWGVAILTMIVGAILAITQTDIKRMLAYSSVAHAGFLLTGVIAIGTFAQNTQSLSAILFYLAAYGFTTVGAFAIVTMVRDAGGEAGHLSRWAGLGKRSPVLAGIFAFFLLAFAGIPLTSGFFGKYAVFAAAVSGGALPLVIVGVVSSAIAAFFYVRVIVLMFFNEPAADGPTIAAPTVGTSAVVALAAAATVVLGVFPQPVLDLADQAASALFIR
- a CDS encoding polyprenyl synthetase family protein, which produces MAAPPVVDLPFVDERLAQDVASGLAEVEKLLRTSVESEDAFVTEASKHLIDAGGKRFRAMLVLLAAQFGSPDAAGVVPGAVVIELTHLATLYHDDVMDEAPVRRGSPSANARWGNTVAILTGDYLFAQASEILAELGADIIRIQAQTFSRLVRGQIRETIGPRPDEDLVAHYIDVLADKTGSLIATSGRFGALLSGASPEVVNRLTRACEAIGVGWQLGDDLLDVASDSVESGKTPGTDLREGIRTLPVLYALSSDAPQDARLRELLAGPVAEDDIDEALRLLRANPAMARARAELDAWMDRARADLSGLPDIPARAAYLALCDYVVERSG
- the rarD gene encoding EamA family transporter RarD; the encoded protein is MPESRRGVLYGIAAYTMWGLFPLYWPLLKPSTAWEILAHRIAWSLVAVVAILAVRRHWSWFRELLRTPKKLGLLALAAVIVTVNWGVYIYAVNSGHVVESALGYFINPLVSVLFGVFLLKERLRPWQWGAVGLGTLAVVVLTVDYGRPPWIALVLAVSFGTYGLIKKIAQVGAAESMTIETLVLLLPALGYLLYLQGQGTGTFGSISAGHALLLAGSGVITAIPLLCFTSAALRVPLTTIGLLQYIAPVLQFLVGVFVIHEDMPSSRWTGFAIVWLALSVFTWDSLRAAHRARRTALETVAV